The sequence below is a genomic window from Mercenaria mercenaria strain notata chromosome 14, MADL_Memer_1, whole genome shotgun sequence.
AAATACAGCACAAATCAAACGTAAAGCCTTCAATTATAGTAATGACATAGACTGAGACGTTTCACAGAAATTGTATTTTCCTTACACATTTCGATATTTGACCAGTTGCAAAACGGTCGTAGAAACAATCTTGCGAGCCTGCCTATTTAGAACCTTGCTTTTCATGGTAAGAATGCAGCTTTGCATTTTCCCCACCCCTTTCTCTACCCCAtctccattttttccaattttgtaTCTTTCACAAAAGTACTATATTCTTGGGTTTTGAAGGAATCTATATGTTTTATTCTTTCACTATAATAATAGGTAGTATTTGTAGCGGGACTAGTTTAAGAATTCTGACTATTGCTGGGTCCTGTGCTTTTAGGAATTCTTACCTTTATCTTTTAGTTCAGGATATAATATTTTGAACTTCAATctctacatattttctttttgttctgtttaattttatttcttcgtGGATTTTTTCAGACTTCAACAAACGAATGCAAATGCCACGAATGTTACTATAGAGAGAACACAAGGCAACGTAACAAAGGAATCACTAAATCTTAACCTTGACGATTTTGGGGTAAGTGTTGTGTATATATAGACCTTACCAATAATATGAACAAAGGTCCAGCTCTTTTCACAGAATATGGTCATTATTGTTGTGATCAACAGCTATGCCCATACCGAAAATGTTTGATTTGTAAAAACCTTCACTTAAAAACTTAAGGTTTCCCATACCCgtattattacaattattttcatttagtgaataaattgaaaaatattgcacatgcagtttgacagaaaaaaatacaacttgatgaaataaaattgtctccgtggccaagtggttaaggtcgctgacttcaaattagtTGTCTCTCACTGATGAGGATTCGAGTGTCActcgggtcgttgaattcttcatgtgagggagccatcagctggcttacagaaggtcgttggttctacccgggggtgtccgcccgtgatgaaataattcacggagggacagctggggtcttcctccatcgtcaaagctggaaagttgccatatgacctaaaattgtgtttcggtgtcacgttaaacccaacaaccaaaacaaatttaatgaaaGAAAACTCAGATATTTTTCTTTACTCTTTACTTTTTAGAACATTTTAAGGCAAATATGAACATTCTCCTTAcccttttattttatgatttttattgtttttttttaactaaatgttACTTATTCTGTAGATCTATATTCGTAAAATAGAATACAGAAGGAATTAACCAGATTACAATTTCAACAATTCTCGTAAAAATACGAATTCTGTAGTAAACCAGGTTTTGCAActtgtttatttatatacagttagaTCATATCCAAGTTACAGAAGAACAACTGTGAATTGATACCGTGAATGCAAAACATCCGTATTTTGACTTTCCGGTCAAGGCCTTCATCTTTGGAGTGGTGCTCAGTGAGACCAACAGATTACAAACTAAATATTACAATTCATTTTAACCTTTAAATAAATTCAACCGCGACTTAGCTTTTCCATTTAATACGATCTTTACGGAAAAATGCGTTCTGGAATCCATGTTTGCCTGGTGTGATCATTTTCAAGTGAATGGTAACATCTTATCATGTTAGTTTGATAAAGTTGACAATAAAAAATGGTTGAAATGTAATGATACAACAAAATGTTTGTACCGTAAATGaggtaaaataacaaaattaaaatcaaaacatttatagtTTATACGTATTTTAGGTAATAGAATGCACCACAAAAACATTCTATATCTAAAAGAAATGGAATAAGCGAGTTCTTTGCTATTAAATAAATTCCGTgacatttgtataaaatatacTGTTATTTATCAAGTTGTAAATATCAGAGAAAAAGTGTTACAACATGAGATAACTAATATAATTATACTAAGCTTTACCAGAATATTCGACGTTAATTATTACAATCACATCCATATAGAGTGCAGGTTTGCTTTACAGGTCGTTTAAGATATCTTCTTGTTTATTTCGGTTACCTAGTTTGTCTCAGTACTTTGTGGGGTTTTTTCATTCGagatatttgtataaatatacCTTAATGAATTTTTGTTCGATGTAGCAAGCAAAAAGTGTCATAGTACTGGAAAGAATTGTTACTCAACAATTTTCTTGTcagtttaaatatataatataatatatcattGTGTGCTTACCTGTATAAGAATTATGAcctatttctttaatttcagcTCAGTATTTCCATTCCCATAGCATTCAGTGCTGATTTATGGTTGCGAGTTTTGGAACAATTTCTCTTGTTGATGCTAATAGTTGGTCGGTGGATCCTGCCCAAAGGTTCTATATCACACGATCAGTTGTCTCAGCTACTGCTTGTGTATGTAGGCACTGCAGCAGATATTGTAGAATTTTACGAGGCTTTCAGCGAGGATGAGGTGAGCCGTCTGTTTATTATGGTTGGTGATAGGGAGAGACGAAAGTATAAAATTGATCTTATAGATGCTGTGATGTTTTAGTGTTTTTGCTGGTTATAAATGCATGcttatatgataaaaaataagagaattggaaaaaaatgtttttaattaaaacgtatcTACACACATAATTTGATTGATGATATTTCGAGAGGGTAAAAGGCTCCGTGAAATTAATGTCTTGTCTAGATCAATGAAACGGACTTCTTTATTACAAATCACAAAATTCTTACAACttgatacaaaatttaaaatttattcatcGCTCTTTCAACTCAATGCATGCAAATAAACTGAAATTACAgttatttatgtttatgttattttgtcttttttttaccATATTGTTTTCTACAATTTTAGGTAAAGTATAACAGGCTATTGTGCTACATAATATTGGGAATATGGTCCTTGAGTTTACTACAGTTTACAATGGTGTTAACTGCTTCTAAAGCGAGACGAGACCAAGTTGGCCTACCAATGCAAAGAAATGAATTTGAGGAAGATGTCGGATGCTGTAATCCGGAGTTGTACGGCATCCTGACGTCAATTTTGTTACAAGACCTTCCATTTTTATGTGTACGTTTGATGTTGATCTTTTGGTACCATGTTGTTTCCTACACAAACATGTTCTTCACCTCTAAGAACTCACTTGTTATTATACTACTTATTTATCGCCTTATAGTGGTTCATACAGAGGCAAGGAAAAAGCGGCGTAAGCAAAGGGAGTCAGTTATCTCCCTACCTTTATATGAACTACATGCAAACGGACACAAGCACAACGGTAAGCACTTGGGTAAACAGCTTCGTAATAAAGATAGGTCTAGAAGCACACCGAGTGTGTACCAAGGCTCAGACTCTTCTCTTCCAAGACATATTAAGAAAAGGGGACTTCAACAGGCTAAACACTGTCATAGCGTCTCTAGCTTGGCGGCTATTCCGACAATTTCTTCAGAAACCAGCATGAAAACAATGACCAAAGACCGGAGAAAAAGCTTAACACCGACAGAAAGAAACAAACTTTAACACCGTTTAGTGTAATTAGCAATATGAAGCCAGCATCAAAATTCATTGAATATAAGACTTTTGAACTGTAATGTTGTTTTATATAGAGATAACTTTGTTTGACTTGAACTGGATAGTTTAAAACGAAAACGTTTGATAGGCAAACCGTTTTCACTTAAACCATATCGAATCTTCACGCCGATGGACCCAGTGCATAATTAGagctttttatttcatatcatctTGCAATATTCCAAAAGCTTTTACAAAAGGTATGTTAGGAACTACAACATTTATTTAGCCTCGaacaaacattttcatatacattaCGTATTCGTTTCCTTTGTGTACAGTGCACACACTTAACCAATTGTGCACAATTCACATGTTTAAATTCAATAGACATTCACTTTAATTATTGACATATGTTTGCTTCGGCTTTTCTTGTCCTTCCTAGAGGACATTTGattatacatttcttttttattaattagTTATACTTTCCACAAATTATTTGACGTCAGATTTTACGTAGAAAATCACGTTATAATCCCTTCTCCTTACGTGTGATACATGATAGTCGGATTTATATGGGGTTTTTATTTGTCATTGTGAAAGTATGTGTTTAGACCAAAATGACACTGTGAACATAGCATATACCAAGTATTGACAAAATCGTGTCATTCATGGgcaaattaaatttaacattaaaatcaacaTGATCATATATGTATTCATGTCATAGTttatctaaatatatttaaaggGATACATATGTAAAAGTGTGGACAGACAATAAGAACCTTTAAATAATTGTTGTAAACATATTTCTCACATTTTACTGATATGCTtactaaaataattttttaatctGACCTACGTATGATAAGTTTGGATCAACAAAGTTTGATTATAAGATGTTTGACTGGACaatttatcatgttttattttgcaaCTTCACACTTGGTCATGTAGCGATTACCAGAGCAAGATTTAATGAGATTAAACAAccttcttttgttttctttaatttattgaGTAAAATAGAACAAATTTGTCCTGGATCTATTTCCTGGCAAAGAAACCCAGTTATccctttaaacatatttatacaatatGAATTTCCGAGAACGTCATATTATTGATACATTGACCACCATGTACGAGCATTATAATTTTTCGTAGTTAACTTTGTAGGGAGGACACCATTTGATTGTGCTAAATTTCCATATTTAGAGTTTGTAATTTCATTTACGCGCACCTATGTGAATTGTTGCTGATAGTAATGCCTTTTTATTagattgttttgttgtttctgtttcAATAACTATGACAGAATTTAGGACATAAAGATAGTTTTTCAGCTTTTTATGATAGAGGAAGGCTCATTTACgtctccaagcattatttcagtaGATACTTTGGTTTGATCTCATGGAGATGAGGGGCACGTGAGCGTTACCTCTATGACAAGGAGGCCCGGgaattgttgtttttaaaaaatacaaaactgtttTCGTATGTGAATCTTGGTCTTAAGATGcatttattttcatacttcaTTCATTACATTGTGTGGAAATCATTACCTGGTCCGTCAAAATCGTGTTTTCAAAATCTCATTCctgttttttatgtttgttttctcgtgtgaaaataaaatcattactttttgaccaaagtttaaacatgtttgtgGTTGTTATTTCTACTCCCCtttgatatatttagtatatTAGCATcactttctattttcaaaacaatggAATACAAAGTTCATTAGAAATGATATGGCAGTCACTGATCCCATCGCCCTAGGGGTACATTAAGGTAGTGGACTCGTAACGACAATCGTAACGAGTCGTTGTTTGCTCGGGCAATATCTAGGGCCGAAGAATGCCGAGTTGACAGACGAAAATGTGAAATCACAAGGAAATTGCCGAGTTGACAGACGAAAATCTGAAATCACAAGGATATTGCAGGGTTGACAGACGAAAAGTGAAATCACACGGAAACTACCGAGTGCCACTGCAAATTAATTACGTTAAACAAGATTCaaaacttgcatttatttttttatacaactTTTATTGTGTTAGACAAAAAAACATTTGCAGTTTTTACTGTCACAGAACTACAGGTGAAATCGAAAGAATACGAATTGAAAATAATgggaaattattttgacaaatattcTTGATTAAGATGTATATAGATAGCCATAGGAACGCAAAGATACAAGCTCCACCTTAATGAAATTTATAGAGTCTTGAAACTTCGAAGAactatttgttaattttacaagTAAGATATAATAACTTCACGGCATGGCGCAAAGCATATGGTGTTTCACAGGTAAAATTAGATTAAATCGGtattttgaaaatcataaaataaaatgaaaacttgttttacgcgtaaaattgaaatatatataacttacttttacattcgccctatttttttccattgaaaattatgacgttcatttcgcatgaacagcAAAAGTAAAgacgcgaaagttacgtcaacgctgctgaGAGATatccgaccgctgttttgacgacgtccgcgtatagtaaTGGAGAACGTTTCTTAGATGATGTCGacgttgttccgtctggtgaacagaatggccggtaagctgattttaatattgaatgtcacaacaaaatatattcaatCTATAATAGTATCTTGTTtataaatggaaaggaaatataatgtaataatgtaatcggcaaattaaacatgaatcgctagcgcgattcgtGGATTTGCctatcctattctgtcgttcatttagcatgaacaccggaaaaaatcatttcatttctcaaGTGAATACCAGTAGTCAAAGTACATATCTATTAaggcaatatttgtatttttcaaacaCGTGAACGTCTCAGAAAAGGCCCGTACATTTCTTGAGCGttttatatgcacattttaacaACTATAAGAAAATTCCCGGTAAAGAAAATAATTAGTGCATATTACATTTAGACTTAACCGATTGTTGCCACAACATTTTGTACATCAAAGACATTGTATAGGCCCTTGATTCAACCAGACTCTCTTTGAAAGACGGAAGAGGGTTTGATCTAGTGCTTTCAGTGGGTAAgaagaaaaacaataacaaacaattcgtccttgaactttgacctagtgGCTTGGGTAATGCACACTGTATGTTTTATTGATGAAGCTAACAGTTGATGTAACTttcatggaaatccttcaagaagACTAGAATCTATGGTTCAGACATAAAATAAAGCTATTTGGTCATATGGTTTAGCTTGGTGTTGTACAAATAGAAAGAATTGATAGTACATGAAAATAGTTACATAAAACACGAATACTTGACGTTGAGAAATCGCTTCCAAGACCAAGAAGTTTTATCCAATTTGCCGAAGTTTTTGCTTTCATATTTGTTACAATCATCTTATTTAACACGGAATGATGAATCACTCTATCTGAAATGGAGTGTTATGTAATacatataccatatttatataagATTCATACGGCGGCTACAAGTAATTAAGATGGGTAAAAGTATCTCAAAGGAGAAAGTGCGATTTTGCCTACATTGATCGTTAATAAAACTGCCAACATTTGAAATTCCCCCCAAGAAAGGCTGAGGTATTGATATGTACACGatcatttatctgtttaaaatgATGGGGGGTTTATGGCATTTATGACATTTCCTGGATTTTGTCTATGGGCATAcacttttaatttcaattgttGAAACTGCATTATATACTTTTACAAATACACTTATTTTAGGATATGTCACCATGTTCGTCTTCAAGGTATGGACAGGATAAGTGCATGGCCATTTTGTAAGAAACGGTCATAACTGGTCCTTGTGCAAAATCGCTTAAAATAAATGTGAACTGTAAATGAAAGGCTTTTTTGCAGTTTTAttatagatattttcaaaattcagtaCCATTCAGTCTTTAAAATTGCCTCACAGTTAATATGGAATTAAACATGATTGTCTCAAAAAATAACTCTTGATACTGCTTATGTTATTACAATTCAATAACAATCCATTGGATTATGTAAACTATAAAAAACGGTTGAATTCGTCGTAAGTTACATCTTTGACAATAATATGTTAAACGATACATCATCATTGAAATGCCGTTGTTTGTGATACTTGAACAGTAGTTCTGGTTgattagaaaatatcatattccTAGTATGTGAAATGGTGCGTAGAGTTTATAAAAATGTCTTGTGCCTTTAATTTCAATCACGTGTTTGCGCTATCCAATACATAAACAGTGTATGTGGAGCATCAATTGGTTTAAGGCGGAAAGCTAAGCGTGTACCGAAGCACTTCAGACAGGCCAAGGTGTTAAACTCTTTGACTTTGAATCACTCACCGGTGTGTGTTTGAAACCTCGCCTTTTGGTAGGAATTCTTCCATGTGCAGAAGCCATCCATTTGGATCTCTGAATGTCGGCGATTCTACCCATGTGACCGCCCATACCTACAACAGTGTCATTACGGGTCAACCTCGATCACAAGAAAACgctgaaaaaaaattgtcatatgaacaaaattgtgtctgtgtgacgcCAAActaaacaaaagtaaaaacaaataaaactaagCATATTGTGTAACAAGAAAAGGTTTGGATTGACCTTGACAAACATTATGAAATGCCCGGAATCAATACAAACATAAGGTAGATTGACGGAACTGTTATGCAACGTCACAGGGTGTTAAAGCTACATACATTAATTGTGGTCTATTGTCACGGGGATGATTTAGCAATGATCATgcaattaatgaataattaatacaACAGAATAATGATTCATTATACTGGGTTATTGGAACCCAAATAAAACGAAAAAGGACTGAATCATCATTTGAACTTTTTACACTAGatctatttcattaaaatatgtaacGAAATCCTTTGAAAACACAGAATTCAATCAAGAAGAACAATataagactcggtttgattaagtctgtccATGAaacgtaatgaaatgtgcaacaccactcgaGCCCCACCAGCACTGGCTTAAGTGTAACTCTAATACCCAGAAACATTGAATGATCTTTATGATcccaaacgaccagaaaatataagaatattGAGTCAAAGGACGGGGAGATTTTTTGCTTTTAATGGGCGAGAAATATCACAACACTAAGTGAAAGGTGTGTTCGAATTTAATGCAatacaaataattacaaaaatacagacttaaccgagcctgctattattcttcttggttgcgttctttgcctccaaaggatctttttacagattttattaactatcaaaacagtaATCTTTCTGTGCCATATGGccgctgtaaaaagtctccccgtacttggattcagtgttgttatatatattctggtcctttgggatcatggagtccattcaacatatttgTAATAGGGTCCCACTTAAGCcggaggtgttgcacatttcattacctgttatgaacagactcaatcaaaccgagtctgctattattcttcttgattgCGTTCTTTGCTTGCAAAGGATTTGTTTACCGATTTTATTAACATGATATTTGTAATATTGATTACATATGTACATTGCTtagatgataactcgagaaatGCTGAAAAGGGTCGACTTAGATATTTCAGAATTTTTAAATCCGTTTTTACGTATATAAAATgagttatattttataaataagccTTCTTGTAACGAAAGAACAAAGGAAAGAAACATCCACCTTTTTAGCTACTTAAGAATGTTCAGGGGTCTGTTATAAGCATAAACGAATTTCGAGTAGTTTCGTAAGTGCTGCCACACTTTCTGTTTCAAAGATGTGTTGATTAAGTTATGGTGATTGGATTTACAGATTGTATTTCCCATCAATCACGTGTCGGTTAggctaaatatatatatcaaaattgtttGCCTCTCAATAACAGTCACAGCAAAATATACAATGACATCTTTGGTTTATGGATAATGGTAGAAAATTAACAGCAACAGAAGAAAGCCATGTTGATGCTTGCTTTTAGtaactgttaatatatttttagCAATTATTGGTTTCATTTCTTTAAGACGATAAGTgcttgaaaatcatttttttcttccaaaCAATACGAGAAGCAAGGACAATAATCAAAGCAGTCCccttttaaccttaaatacaCAACCCTATAGAATAAACAATGTATATAAGCAGCAATATAATGGTGTATACGAAATAGTTAGATTATAAAATTATTGTACGTCAAGCAGAAATTTCTGTGAGAAATAATTATATCTATGAATTACTAGTATATGAGATCTTGCAGAAATGTCGAGTtccgtttttattttttaagagtTCTACATATTTGTCATAATCAATCAATTTGAGTTTTAATGGCTGCTTTCCTCTTATCTTGAAAATGCCTACTTATTGGATTCATGAAATCGATCACTGTGTTTTATCATTGTCGTTGGTGTTTTTACCCAAACCTCCTGAAAATAAATGGCATGCATCTTTGTTGGCGAATATAATAGGACAAAGAAACTTATTATAATCCTTTTAATGTAACAAATACTGAAAAAAGTCTTTCTTTAAGTTTAAGGGCATTTAAAGTTGCATATCCAAATCGATAATAAACAGTTAACATAAGTGGTATgactttttgtattttaataaaaagttattaTAAAAGAAAGCATTTACATTATACTAATTAATTAAGTCTAAATATGATGACATCTTAAAGTTGATTCAAATCACTCTCTATCATGTATCAGTACTGTTGTCATTTTAGGTGGTATAGTTGTGATCCCATTTGGGAACGAACCAATGATCTCCTTGTTCATCGACTGGCGTCTTTTCCACTAGGTCCACGTTCCCCTAAAGAAGAATGcatttaattatatcatattgCACAAACAAAATGTATCGTTTAAGATTATTTTAGTTCATGTTTacaactttaatattttaaaataaatcctGAAAGTTTTAATTCTAAAGTATATAAGAATTAAATCCAAATGGAAAGTAATTAAGTTGATAAATTTGAACATCGTTTTGAAATAACGAGAGctctttttgaatattttatcttATGTATACGAGTACTTAAACCAAgtcaaaatgcttttaaaatggtTTCTAAGAGTAGTGAATTATAAAATCACCTTAAGTACTAGTTACGCCTTCTTTTAAAAGATCTTTTAATAAATCAAATGCCTAAATAGATAAAAGTCGGAATTACAGATTAAGGATGCTTGAATATTAAAACACTTCAAAGctaattgattttaatttaaatgatTGACATTCATGGCTTTTGAATGTGTTTTATGCTATAAAGGTACTTCATACAAACCTATAGCTATAGAATGTAACTATCTATATATAACGACACAGACACAGCACTTATGAATGGACCAACCTAAAAGAATGATCTAGAAGATAATGTTTTGTTGCAGTTTTTCTATTTAAATTGTGCGTTCACTTTCCATTCAACGGACTATATAGTAATATACCAATAGAAGTAATTGTTGTTTGTTTCAtataaaggggcctccgtggccgaggggttaaggtccctgacttcaaatcacttgcccctcatcgatgtgggttcgagcctcacttggggcgttgaattcttcatgtgaggaggccatccagctggcttacggaaggtcggtggttctacccaggtgcccgctcgtgatgaaataatgcacggaggggcacctggggtctccctccaccattaaagctggaaagtcgccatatgacctatcatgtgtcggtgcgacgttaaatccaaaaaaaaataagtttcatataaaattcagtccctacattaattttatatgcGTTAATTGAATTTAAACCAAAAGATCGTGCAGGTTGgctcatttaagaaaaataggacTTCGTTGTATTTCACATAGTGAATATGAAGTGCACAGAAGAAATCTAAATTTCAGATATTtacaaatgtcattttttaatgttatttttcgTCAAGTATATTAGGTACAATGGTGCCAGATATAAACAACATCTTAATTTCTTATAGCCTTAATTTCAATCAAGATTTTTGCTCTCAGACTCATGTTTACAAACAATGTAAGTGTAGCATTGATCAATCTTTTCGGAAAGCTATTCGAAGCACTTGCCGATGAGATACTTTTATCCACCAAGAAGTAGGATACATTTCTTCAGGGTTTGTTGTTTTCATATGACATGGTATAACTGATCCTTGTGATATGACCTCCGTGATCAAGCGGTTGAGGTtattcaaatcacttgcttctcACCGAATTGGGTTCCAGTCTCACTCCAGGCGTTCTACAGCCATACATCTGGCTACCGGAAGGTCGgtggtgcccgcccgtgatgaaatattgcaagGAGTGGCACCTGGgatattcctccaccatcaaagctgaaaaaatgccatataatatataattgtaTCGGTGCATCGTTAAATCGTTAAATATCATAGTTGTTGTAGTTATAACAACAACTATGGTTAAACTGCCTTTATAGAATATTGAAGTATGCTATATTTTTGGCCAGCATATTGTTTTGACAGGCACATATCTAACAGGTCTGCAACACATTACCTAACAGGTCTGCATTAAGATTTTCAGAATTGTCCGAGATAAGAAAGCCGTTGAATGATCGCAATGAAAGTGTAGCTGTTATTGAATAACTATCCAACGTAACAGGGTGTCCCATCGTTTGATAAATTATTTGACTTAAAGCAAATGCGATTATTCTATTGTCATTGGTGCAATTTGATAGCGATCATTAATAAACAATTAaagtattggacccctaatagtaatgtttaaaacatggcatttgcttggtatattcttagagttgaccatgtttcgcactgtgttacaaattttaaacaacttttaccgtgccgttttttgtaagttttgtataatttatggtatttcctcaagctcaaatagagacaaatttcaatgtgatgacACTATCGAAAACGTTTGCAAAGAATTATTACAacagtaattttgataaaagtaacatcaaactattgttaaacaattataaaacacaaaataaaactgtaaatatcattttttctagggtgtctcaagaaaacagatttaatgagacagaattccagctccaacattgaaaaattaggGCCGAATCCTGTTGGTCTGTTTTGAATtctgctcacttcattcaaaaataaccttggggcataagtaaaacctacctgcatttcttccacaatatgtaatctaaagaatgaaggcaaaatagagaacttttaccgcatgtaactcagtatttttaaagatgtctaactctacccctcctgattcagaggtaaattcactttgaacagcaagaaaccgctcataaaattaattttttccacttttgtacaatacatccataacaagtcttgaaagaagtaaatacttactagaaataaaggaaaatacgggaaaaaaatgttggtcccaatgaggcttgaacctacgccccctgaaaattgcagtcaaagtaggtttatggcaggaaatgaatactcttcaaaaaggaggtactctattacgggtccaaaaCCTTAATACATCAGATTGTGTATATATAACTAGGTTATAATGAATATTCACATTACATTATTGagatatgatgctattttgaAATGTGTACATTAAACAAACGGACGTTTGATATCAATTAAATTCTTAAATGCATCTGATTACAAACAATTATATGTGGACTCGAAAACTGTCGAACTCTATTTAGAGTATTGTCGGAAAATCCAATGACATAGATCCAAAC
It includes:
- the LOC123527841 gene encoding transmembrane protein 26-like translates to MGLVTYIRALLVRIMFACHGIMAIWRLYMVTGSVWCWYLGGALFGLFLETLITIAKKRGNEWKWFCPSVFFYLGSVVPAIWFLELHEMEQRIELRLQQTNANATNVTIERTQGNVTKESLNLNLDDFGLSISIPIAFSADLWLRVLEQFLLLMLIVGRWILPKGSISHDQLSQLLLVYVGTAADIVEFYEAFSEDEVKYNRLLCYIILGIWSLSLLQFTMVLTASKARRDQVGLPMQRNEFEEDVGCCNPELYGILTSILLQDLPFLCVRLMLIFWYHVVSYTNMFFTSKNSLVIILLIYRLIVVHTEARKKRRKQRESVISLPLYELHANGHKHNGKHLGKQLRNKDRSRSTPSVYQGSDSSLPRHIKKRGLQQAKHCHSVSSLAAIPTISSETSMKTMTKDRRKSLTPTERNKL